CCAGTCCACTTCTTCCAATGCCTTGCGCGGCTTATCGGCACCGGCAAGAATCAGAAAACATGCAAGGGTGATTGCAACATTTTGAGGGCTATAACCCAAACAAAGGAATATCAAAAGTAAAATTAATGTAATAAATGACGCTATAAAAAGCCTTTTTTGAATAACGATTTTATTTTCATCAAATTCAATGTCTAATTTCCTGCCGACAAAATCATTATGATAAATTAAACGTATCAATAGAAAATTTAATAATAATCCTATGATTGATACCGGTGAAAGAATTCTTAAAAATTCCAAAAAAGGAATCTTAGAATATAGACCAATAAGCATATTTTGTGGATTACCGATAACAGTCATTGTGCTGCCAATATTTGAAGATGTTGCTAATGCAATTAGAAAAGGAATTGGATTGAGTTGTGCTTTTCTGGTGATCCTTAAAACAATCGGCGTAAACAGAAGGCATATTGTATCATTCATAAACAAACTTGATGCAATTCCTGATGATATTATTAAAAAAAACAATAGTCCTGAAGCACTTTTTGCCCTGTGCAATATCCACCTCTCAACTATTTCAAAAAAACCGGATAACTCCATATATGCAATAATTATCATCATACCCAGAATGAATAATATTATATCAAGGTCAATCGCTGCGTATGCTTCTTTCAATGATATCACACCGAAAAATACCATAGCCACAGCCCCCAAAAGGGCACCCGCTGTTCTGTTAATATGAATGCCCGGAATATTTTGAATGCCGATTACGATATAAGTTATGATAAATATGATAAAACCCGGGTTCAT
The genomic region above belongs to candidate division WOR-3 bacterium and contains:
- a CDS encoding anion transporter, which translates into the protein MNPGFIIFIITYIVIGIQNIPGIHINRTAGALLGAVAMVFFGVISLKEAYAAIDLDIILFILGMMIIIAYMELSGFFEIVERWILHRAKSASGLLFFLIISSGIASSLFMNDTICLLFTPIVLRITRKAQLNPIPFLIALATSSNIGSTMTVIGNPQNMLIGLYSKIPFLEFLRILSPVSIIGLLLNFLLIRLIYHNDFVGRKLDIEFDENKIVIQKRLFIASFITLILLLIFLCLGYSPQNVAITLACFLILAGADKPRKALEEVDWQLLLFFAGLFIVMRGVEKSGITLSIFEYVKQYLANGKFSQIFNLTVGSTILSNIISNVPAVILFSHFFAGLANSKVAWLTLAMSSTLAGNLTIIGSVANIIVFESSGKEGVRVGFFEYLKVGFPLTLITLFIGVVILLISG